TGTTAATACTTGGAGCACGCAGAAactgtgggaggtgatgactgcttgtgtgatcatgcacaatatgatcgtagaaaacgagcgcccggaacgtctgtacgatcaaggctttcagtttcagggcgagaatgttgtgcctgagcatggagtAGCGGCAACATTTGGAGTGCTGCTATGCACACAATGATGTTCAGACGATCTGTGGACGATAGCGTATATCAGTCCGTCTAAGTGTAGCAGTCAAGTGCCACCGACGGCTGGATCGGGCATCGTCCCGCTGTCGTGCATGCTGTGTCGTTTGCACAACAGTGAGCAGTTCACTCAGTTTCATGAAGACATGCGTGATTGAAAAACTCACGTGCaactgcaaaatgatttggttgaatatatgtgggctcatgttggcaaccaatGGATATATCTTCTTTTATTCGTTTGCAAAACTATGTGAAACATTTTTATTTGTATTTAGTTTGTAAAACTATACTATTTATGTGGGCAGCCAGACTATTTGGCTTGTTAAACATTTTCATTTGATGATATGTTGAATGCAAATCAATGTAAAATTGGGCGGCCAGCCGGCCACGCCGGTACATATGGGTCGGCACGTTGGGCGCGCTGCCCATCCATATCAAAAACAGGGCGGACGCCAGACAGGCGGACGACGTAAATGGACAAAAAACGGACGAAATCGGCGTCCGTTTGGGTCGACCCATACGAAAAACAGGGCTCTGATGACTTCGCGCCAGCGCCGGCCGATAACTCGTCCCATCTTCGCAAACCGGCACATGTTTCAGAACATCAGCTGCGGTGGTGAGTGGTGGTGACACCGATCGGAGGCCGTCCTGCCGATCACGACAGATTCGCCGCCACGATAAAAGAGCGGACGGAGAGGGGTTTGCGTAGGACGACTGACAGTCGACGGCGACCGATTTGGACTTTGGCCATGAAAATCCATAGCTCGGACATGTGCTGCACGGCGTAGGCGGTATGTGTGTCGATGTCGTGTGGCGCTGACGCGGGCCTTTGCTATCGATCATGGGGCGGTAAGCTCCTTTGTCCCGTCCCAATAATTGATTTCCTCTGGGCGGGCGGATGGTGGCTGGCGAGGAAGACAGCGACCCGCGCCGTGGAGGTTTCACGTTCTTTGCCCGTGCACCACATGACCTCCTTGGTAGAGACTTGTCCAAAAGATTTGCGCTCTTGATTTTCGGATGGCTACCTGCGAGATTTTTCTTTCCCTATCATACTACAAAGTGAAAAGCGAGTTGGATATGCGACGTGCCGTAAGAGAACATTGGAGAAGTTGACGTGATCTTTCGACGACGTATCATTTCTTTCTTTTGGAGAATCAATATGGTGGAAATATCATGGAAGAACAGGGTTCTGGTTTTCATCCACAGCTTTAGCCGAGGGAGAAAACCCAACCCCACGCTCTTATATTTTCTTTACGGAGAGAGCAGTGGATATTTACGCACGATCAAGGAAGATATAGGAGCAAATATCATGTCAGCAACATTTGTTCGTTTGGTAAGTAAACCTGCATGGATTTTGGAACAAAATGATCATGGTGACACAGTTTTTCTACTTCCCAAATGATTTCCTGGCTTCGAGTTGTCGAGTTGAGGAAATTCTAGAAAATTAATGGATAAAGATCTCATTTGATTTCACATTAGACAAGAAAAGGTGCCTTGTGTTTACATAGTGTTGGGGTTACATCCGATCCAAGGACCAAGGCTGACTAGTAGCATACTGAGGATAGATTTAACAGTTGACACTACCAGGGAAACCTAAAAAGGTTTAGGAGCACAATGATCATGGCTACACTGTTTTCCTACTCCCCGGTTGATTTTCCGGCTCTCAGTCGAGCAAAAGGCAGGGAGAAACAATTAGTGGATAAGGGCCTCGTGTCGCATCGACAAGAAAAGGTGAATTGTGTTTGCGTAGTGTTAAGGCTGACTTATAAGATGCTGAGGATAGATTAATGGTTGACACTGCCAAACTACCAAGTAAACCTAAAAGGGTTTAGGAACAAAATCATTGTGGCTCCTACTCCGCGACCGATTGAGTTGAGAGGAAAAAAGCAGAGAATTTTGGATAAGAATCCACTGCACATGGACAAGAACTGTGGTTTGTGTTTATCTAGACTTGGGTTACATCAGGTCTGACTTCATAAGATGCTTAAGGATATATGGATATTTAGTAGTACTGCCAATAAAGTTAGCGAGTTGTGTATGTTGAATTAGCACCAACTGGGCAATGGTTCAACAAAAGCTAATGAAACTTTTTTGGACACAAATATCTGGTTTTGATTCAAGTTGTGGGTGTTTTTGGAACCAGGACAAGAGTTGGATTAGTCATAACAAGCTAGAATCCAGTGATTACCAGCCCCACAGGGAAGGCAGAGATCTAAATATCCCCAGCACACACCTTGTCTAGCCAATTATTTTGGATCATAAGAGTACATGCCACTATGACAGGGAGTGAAACCATTACCTTTTTTCTCTTGCCGTGTGGAAGGTGCAGGCTCTGCCCATTTGGGAGCTTTGAGCTTTTGGCCCCTCCAGGGATGTTCACAGGAGAAGGATGAAAAGGCAAATCCCCATCTGACAGTAGATGTCATGCAGATCTACACGAAACAAGGACCAAGGACCACTCTTGAGATCAAATCATTAGTAGGTCATGTCCTTATCATGTGCCAATACACAGGCAGAGGGCATTTATTGCTGTGGTGGTAGCAACAGAGCAGTCATAATCAGAGCAGCATGATCATGGGTGCAAATGAACAGGCAACAAAGGAAGTAGAGTAGAACGTGGTAACAAATTGATGCCGACTGAATTTCATCATCCAATATCTTCTTGATTAATAACAGCAGAAGGTTGTGACCAGGAAAAGTTGATATTGGTCTACATTGATCTACAAAAATAAGTTGTGGAAACTATAAAAAATGGGAAGAGAAAATTTATCGTAGCTGGGATAATCTAAACACAAGGCAAAAAAGTTGATGGAGCATTCCAACATAGACAATGCCGTTCCTTTGTCTGAGCAGATAGATTGAACAGTACATGGCAAAACATCAATGGCTGGAGACTTGAGGGCAAAAGGAACCATGTAAAATCTGCTGCCAAATTGGAGTCGACCTTCAGCCATTCTCTGTGCAATCACTAATCAGTTCCGACAACTCAACTATGGTACAACAAAGGCATAGGAAAATAACTCAGATTCCATTGGGAATACGATGACTCACAAGATGAGATGCCTCACCAAGATACATACATCAAAGAAACCTCGTACAGGTTCAAGTCTCGACGCAATCAGCCCAGAAAAGAATAATTGATGGCCTGCTTAATTAAATGATGCATTCATATTCCCCACAATTCAAAATCATCCACGGGGAGCTTCCTCTCTGGCTCTGGCATACTTGAACAGGAATACAACAGCAATGGTCGGGAATAGTAGAACAAACATGACCGTACAACAAACTTCTTCAATGGCAGTACTACAAGATGTTGACAAATGATGGAGCATCTTCCCTTGGTCCTGCCAATGATCGATACAGGTACAGCTTATCAACGGTATCCATTTCCCCTTCATTTTCCTTCATCACTTCAACCACCAGATTAGGCATTTGCTGAGCTACATCCCCACAACCCTTCACAGTTAGCCTGCATGAGTTCATCCAAAAGAACCTCATGTTGTAAAAATAGTTCAGGCCAGAGAGCAATCCTTTGTCGCCAAAAGGGCTATCTCTGACCTCAAGCTTCTGCAACCTAGTGCACCCCTCAAACACGTGCTGAAGAGACATGTCACTATTCCCGGCAAAGGCAACAGACAGAGTCTTTATGAGTTTTCCGTGTCCTCCAATGTATGCAAACGCCTTATCAGTGAGCAGGCCAGAGACTGAAAGTCTGGTGAGCCTCTTGCAGTTCATCACAATCGCCCCAAAACCCTCATCCATGGGCGCCCCGGTAATCCGATCAGGGCGGTGGCGGCCCATAATACAGAGGCGGAACACCAAAAGGTCAGGGCAGTTCTCGGACATAGCAATTACTGCTGCATTTGTCATGCGCTGGCAAAAGTAGAGAATTGATTCAAGCTTCCGGCAGCCTTCTGAGATTGCCTGGAGACCAATATCTGAGACTGAGCCCTCAGAATCCTCGGTGGCATCCAGAGGAAAAACACGTAGCTCACGGAGATTTGAGCATGTTTCAGCCACAGCCCTAAGGCCTTCATCACCCACAGTATCAAGAACCTACAATAAGAAATTGGAACACCAACACCTGATGTCAAAGTACATAAACCAATATATCTATCAATGTGACGacaaaaaaaatcacaaaatacTTACCCATAAAGTGCGAAGATTGACGCAGTGGCGAATAACTGGTATGAACTCTTCATCAGTTAGACCCGCAAAGCTAAAATTGAGGGAAGTGAGGTTGGCACAAACTTGGTAGATTGCTGGGAGGTATGCTGCATTGGCATCCAAGAAACCTGACAAACAAACAAGTGATCTGGACGCCGCAAAAGAGGTAGCGAGCTCAGACACAGACAACGCACCACCAGGGCCTGGCTCAGATCGGAATGATCCAGTGCCAAGGTGAGTCAGATGGGGTGCCCTTGCCATGAGACGACGCAGCTGCTCTATCGAGACATGGTCATTCACGCGCAGACGACGGAGAGCTGGTGAGCGTGCAACGAGTGCCTCCAGGGCCTCAAAGTTGAATGGGACACTAACACAATCAAAGACAAGAGATTCCAGCGACGTGCTGCACTCTGGAAACTTGGAGATCCAATCCACCACCTCGCTCTCCTCCTCATGGAAATAATCTTCAGTCAGATCCAGGACTCGAAGATGCCTAAAACATAAATGTCACGATCCATAAGATAACACAACCTGAGTACTACTATATCATAGTTTGAGACATTTGTTTGCTAGACCTATTTGCCATAACATAACAAGAAAACGATCAAAAGTTGAGTACCACTAACGGCAAAGATTCGAGTGTGGCACTACCAAGTGTCACGAACTGAGTAGAGCTCAAGAACAATAAAGATCTAGCTTTGACAGAACGTGTAGGGATGAGAACCCAGCACGGCAATAAAAAGCTATGGCCTAGATCAGATTCTGATCCAGGGCAAGGCCGGACCAATAAAACCGAAAAAAGCATAAAGGAGTAGGCGTGCACATTAAATAAAGCGGAGATGGCATGATGCAGCTGAGAAATGAACAAATGCGCCAATGGCAGTACGATACCGTCCCGGCCCGTAAAGCTGATACGTTCGTTGATGCCCAGAGACGAGAAACGGAAGCGTACCGGCAGCCCTCGGCGATGACGGCGAGGCCGCGGGTGGTGAAGCCGTCGCAGCAGACGAGCGAGAGCTCCTTGAAGAGCGGGAAGGACTTGGGGATGAGCGCGAGCTCGTCGTCGGAGACGGTCATCCGCTTGAGGCAGATGCGCTCGAGGCGCGGGTAGGCGGGGCCGAGCGCGGCGACCCAGGGGGAGACGTTGGCGCCCCAGCCGTGCGGCACGAGGCTGAAGTCCGCGAAGCGGGGCTTCCCCTTGAGCACGACGGCGCGCACGCCCCCGAAGCGCTCGACGGCGCGGCGCGGCGAGACGGCGTAGCAGTTGCCGATGAAGAGCTCGCGTCGGGTCTGCGCCTCGGCGCGGTACCAGGAGCGGCAGACGAGCGAGGCGGCGTTGCGGTCGCGCGCCGCCGTGAGGAACTCGAGCACGCTCTCCAGCACGTTCTCCAGCACCTGGTCCGGCGGCGCccacctcccgccgccgccgccgccgttgccgcaGCCCCTCAGATCCGGCGCCCACCTGTCGCCCCCTCCcgccccgtcgccgtcgtcgtcgtcctccgacATCCGCGACGGCGGCGAGCCGGAGGagtcctccgccgccgcgccgcgcaTGCCGGCGGGGGCTAGGGTTGCGGCGGGCTGGGGGATCggagcgggggagggggaggaggaggggggagcGCTCATGTGACGGGGCGCTGGAGGTGAAAAGGATTAAATAATGATTAGATCTGAGGAGCGAGCGAGCGAGGTGGACTGAGCGAAGCAATGCCCGTCCTTTTTATTCCTCTCGCTCTCCTCTCGCCGGTGAAAGTTTGGATTTTTGGAGACGGATGGATGGATGGGGAGCGGTGATGCAATCGGGCGTACACCGGACAGCAGTGCCCGGAGACGACCGGGAAAGCACGGACGAGGACGGGTATGTACGTACGAATTTACGTTGCGCCACGGAGAGATTGATGATAATGGAAGGGAAGAAACATGGCCTGCTTCGAGTGCGGCCGATTATACGATGCATCGGGGTGTCTGTTCTCGAAATATAGTGGTATGGAAGTAGTTCCACAAGTTTAATCTTTTCCAGTAACTTTCCTGATGCGGCAGGTTTGTTAGAACAGGTGTTAGAGCAACTTCAATGGGGCGACTCAAACGGACACAGATTTGCCtgttttttgtccgtttgggtcttCCGTCCGCCTAGCGGACATGCCGCGGACACGCGCGGATGGAGGATGCATCCAACGCGGGACACAAATGCGGACATGCGCGGACAGAGCAACACCAGTCAAGCACCCGCTCTCCACGCGCCCCGTCTCGCCGGCACCGTCGCCATGCCCCTCCTCGCGCCGCCTGTGCCGATGCAGGACACGAGCTCCAGCCCTGCTGAGATGGAGCACAAAAAGGAGAAGGCAAAATGCATTGCAAAAGGGCTGAATCTTGGAGCAATAGCAGGTTAGCAACAAGAAAATAGAGAGAACTTTGTGGCGGTACTACCTCGGAGCGACACGTCGAGGACCTAGCCGGCGAGGAGGCTCTTGGCGTCGGGCATGCGGTTGAGCGCCAGTATCGTCTCCTCCGTGGTCCCGTACTCCTCCGCAATCCCGACGACGGAGCTCCCAGCAGGCACAACGTACGTGAGGTGCACGACGGGCTCCCCTCCGACGGGGTCGCAGCTGCAGGGCAGCGGCACCCAGAGCTCCAACCGCACGACGCGAGATCCAGCCGTCGCCGCACGACGCGAGATCCAGCCGCCGCCGCAcggtggcgggcggcggcggcggcttggccAGTGACCCGAGGCCTCGCCGGCGAGGACGACGGAGGAGGTGGAGGCCTCGCCGTCGAGGACGGCAGCTCGTGGCGGCGCTCGGCTGGGTGGGGATCTCGGCTGCAGTTCCCAGTCGAGCGGCCCGTGCTGTGTCGCTGACTAGTAGGACCAGGGCGGACACAGGAGGGTAGCAGCGGACAAGGGGAGCGCCCGCTTTTGTCCGTCGTGGACCCATTTGTGGCCCAAAATTGGGCTCAGTTTGGGTCGGGCGGATGACAAACGGACAGCAGGAGGACatgcgcgtccgtttgggtcgctCCGTTGGGCTAAGTTTTCTGTCTGGatgacccaaacggacaaaatgggtcgccccattggagttgctcttaacCAGTCAGTTTCAGGTAGAAAAATATACTATGAAAGCAGCCATAACCGAATCTCTCAAACCCTCCTTCCTCTCTCTACGTCCGGGCGAATGAACCAGTTGGCAATTGGTCACGAAAATGCGAACTAGCCGCACCTATCAAGCCGGCCTCATACGTTTGGGTTGTCCGGCGCCCCTCAAACCCAACCCATATCTGGGACGGATATCATAAGGCCCAGATGCGTCCGGCACGTTAGATCCAACAGACCTAGCCGACCCCAAATCCCTTCAAATTGGTCTCGTCCACCAAATCGATCGCCCTCCTCCCGCGTTGTCCTCCATTTCCCGCAATGTTGTGCGGTGCAAGAGACTTGTGGCGACATACGGTGATCGACTGCTCAATGGCCCGATGTATGTGGGCGCTCTGCGATGAGTCTTTGGTCGAACAAATGTGCCAATAGGTCAATGAGAACCCGCGGGACTAGCTTTCATCATAAATCTATCGCTTGACCTTTTTGTGCATATGTCTATCACCCTCTGGGTGATCTGGGGTGCGAAGAGGAAGGCCGTGTCTAAGGATATCAGACCGAGGCCTTCTCATTGGATCAAACCACCAGAAAACACTGCCAAAGGTAAATGTAGACGATGATGTCGCCGGGAGTTTGGGGGTCAGTTCAGTTACGGCTATTTCCAGAGATAGGGAAGACTTGTTCTTGGGTGCATCTACTATTGTATTCAGGTCCATCACAGATCCCTGCACATTGGAAGCGTTGGCAGTCAGGGAGGCGATGACATTATCGGAAGACCTACATCTTTATCTAATAATAAAGCACCGTGTGCTTCTGCTCGGCAGAATTGCAGAAAAGACCCTTATCTTTCTGGGGATCAACTAGCACTCCTCCTGGGTATTTTCTTCCAAATCAAATGGTTTTGTTACGTTTATAAAAAAAAGGCATgctgtgttggaaatatgccctagaggcaataataaaatggttattattatatttccttgttcatgataattgtctattgttcatgctataattgtattaaacggaaaccgtaatacatgtgtgaatacatagaccacaacatgaccctagtgagcctctagttgactagctcgttgatcaatagatggttgtggtttcctgaccatggacattggatgtcgttgataacgggatcacatcattaggagaataatgcgatggacaagacctaatcctaagcataacacaagatcgtgcagttcgtttgctagagcttttctaatgtcaagtatcatttccttagaccatgagattgtgcaactcccggatacagtaggaatgctttgggtgtatcaaacatcacaacataactgggtgactataaaggtgcactacaggtatctccgaaagtgtctgttgggttggcacgaatcgagacttggattcgtcactccgtatgacggagaggtatctctgggcccactcggtaatgcatcatcataatgagctcaatgtgactaaggagttagccacgggatcatgtgttacggaatgagtaaagagacttgccggtaacgagactgaacaaggtatggggatactgacgatcgaatctcgggcaagtaacataccgatggacaaagggaattgtatacgggattgaatgaatccccgacatcgtggttcatccgatgagatcatcgtggaacatgttggagccaatatgggtatccagatcccgctattggttattggtcgGATAGGTgttcggtcatgtctgcatggttcccgaacccgtagggtctacacacttaaggttcagtgacgctagagttgtaaagggaattgtatgtggttaccgaaggttgttcagagtcccggatgagatccggacgtgacgaggaactccggaatggtccggaggtgaagatcgatatattggacgaagggtattggagtccggaattgttccgggggtaccgggtgacgaccagcgtgaccgaaagggggtttcggaggccccgacaagcgttgggggccttatgggccaaggggagggggcacaccagcccactaaggggctgtgcgccccgcccaccccatctcacgtaatctggagaggtggggcgcctcccctagggcagccgccccctcccggcttgggggccaagtctcctaggggtgggggtgcccaaacccatctagggttccccttGGCCGCCGTCCCCTCTAGATGCATCTAAGGGGGGCGGCCCCCTATCCCAttcaccctataaatagagggggttgggagggcagccgtacccttcccctggcgcagcccttccccctactacgcctcctcctcctccgttgagcttggcgaagctctgccggagaaccacgagctccaccaccaccacgccgtcgtgctgccggagttctccctcaacttctcctcccccttgctagatcaagaaggaggagacgtcccggGGTTGTACGcatgttgaacacggaggtgccgtccgttcggcgctagatcggatcttccgcgatttgaatcgccgcgagtatgaATCCATCAACCGCGTTCCTTGCAACGCtttcgcttagcgatcttcaagggtatgaagatgcactccctctctctcgttgctagcatctcctagattgatcttggtgacacgtaggaatttttttgaattattactacgttccccaacactgttATCAGAGCTAGGtatatgcgtagattctatgcacgagtagaacacaagtagttgtgggcgatgatttggtcaatttgcttgccgttactagtcctatcttgattcggcgacattgtgggatgaagcggcccggaccgaccttacacgtacgcttacgtgagacaggttccaccgactgacatgcacttgttgcataaggtggctagcgggtgtttgtctctcccactttagtcggatcggattcaatgaagagggtccttatgaagggtaaatagcaattggcatatcaccgttgtggcttttgtgtaggtaagaaacgttcttgctagaaacccatagcagacacgtaaaacatgcaacaacaattagaggacgtctaacttgtttttgcagggtatgctatgtgatgtgatatggccaaaaggatgtgatgaattatatatgtgatgtatgagattgatcatgttcttttaataggaatcacgacttgtatgtcgatgagtatgacaaccgacaggagccataggagttgtcttaatttattgtatgacctgcgagtcaataaaaacgccatgtaattactttactttattgctaaccattagccatagtagtagaagtaatagttggcgagacaacttcatgaagacacgataatggagatcatgatgatggagatcatggtgtcatgttggtgatgatggtgatcatgtcgcgcctcgaagatggagatcaaaggcgcaagatgatattggccatatcatgtcactctatgatttgcatgtgatttttatcatgtttgcatcttatttgcttagaacgatggtagcataaataagatgacccctcactaaaatttcaagaaatgtgttccccctaagtgtgcaccgttgcgaaggttcattgtttcgaagcaccatgtgatgatcgggtgtgatagattctaacgttcgcatacaacgggtgtaagccagatttacacaagcgaaacacttaggttgacttgacgagcctagcatgtacagacatggcctcggaacacgagagaccgaaaggtcgaatatgagtcgtatagtagatgcgatcaacatggagatgttcaccattgatgactagtctgtctcacgtgatgatcggacacggcctagtcgatttggatcatgtatcacttagatgaccagagggatgtctatatgagtgggagttcattaaataatttgattagatgaacttaattatcatgaacttagtctaaaatttTTCTTTACAATCTATCTTGTAGAtccaatggcccacgctaatgttgccctcaacttcaacgtgttcctagagaaaaccaagctgaaagacgatggaagcaactatacgatggggtccataacttgaggatcatcctcatacactacaaaaaaaagacacatccgtgacattttgggccaaacgaatttttttctgtcatgcttatgacacttctatgacgataattgtgacaaaacccggtatcatgaTAGATGTGgggggctcctacttctatgacaaaaaatcatgacagaaaatgggcttttcgtcttgggcgggccggagacgcagctacatgacattctttgggccgtccatgacggagaaaaccgtggtagaagcgagggcgaggaaaatatcgggggagttcccggttacggtgggtggtcgggggctgagtgatgcgcgtttctctggtatgtacgcgcgtgtgtgcgaggcgttgcgctctaactgaacccgagcgattgcactagctacgttactgaaccccgattgatcccttgctgttaactgaacccgagtgattccttctctactgctgctaactgaagccgatcgatgctgcctctggatgaacagtgagcgttgttgggggctttggatgaacagttcctggtggggggttggatgaacaggaccccgtggtagtagagaccgttgccgctggatgaacaggaccccgatcgatcgagccggtggataaacaggaccccgtggagggctggatgaacatgaccccgtggagggctggatgaacagtagccggtggagggctggatgaacagtagcccgtggaggggtggttgaataggaccccgtggagagggctggttgaacagtagccggtggaggagtgcgcggtggaggctggatgaacagcagcccgtcgatgaacagtcgcaggtggaggctggaggaggtcgacggtggatgaacaggagcccgtggaggctggaggaggtcaacggtggagatgaacagtatcccgtggagtcccgttttgcggtacgccacacccctcccgataaacaggacccccgtttcgaccgtagcactccaacacaagtccgtttcctccgttttgcggtagccacacccctcccgatcaacaggaccccgtttcgaccgtaggaggttcatttcctccgttttgcggtacgctagacccctcccgatgaacaggatcccgtttccaccgtggccggtcgaacacaaggccgtttcctccgttctgcggtacgccaggcctcgttttcgttgcgtccaagccggttggctcccgatgagcagcacgtgttccgttgcctcccgatgaacacgacgcattccgttgcctccccatgaacacgacgacgacgcagtttctccgttccgacccagccacagccatgtacacgagccctggccgtacgtatgcgcgagtaggcgttcgagaccccgcctgtatgtacgtatgtggccgtatttactttcttgcaccctggctgttgtacgtacgtgtacatgctacatgcgtgcctctactatgacacgtaccCTTCCTTACAccgccacggttcatcgctgcagcctgcagacagaccgatcggccagtatgtacatacacgttcacgaccagaatgacaacgctacgtacgcttcgaccgggtgggtcccgactgtcaggcacttccttgcgtgcgaagatgtagctggtgggtcccaacagtcagggaggcgaatcattttttttgcccgtaatatggacgcacttccttgcgtgcaaagatgtagctggtgggtcccagcagttaagGGGGatacatttttttcatgaaatacggtggcccgtccggtgggtccctgctgtcagtggaggaatcattatttttcgcataataaggaggcacttccttgttgcggccgtggacccaactgtcagcctcttccgatcgaagtcgttcattgaccacgttgacaacgccgcgccgagagcaacagggcggtggatgacagcgaggcctaggaaggggacgacgcggagccggggaag
The sequence above is a segment of the Aegilops tauschii subsp. strangulata cultivar AL8/78 chromosome 6, Aet v6.0, whole genome shotgun sequence genome. Coding sequences within it:
- the LOC109732047 gene encoding transport inhibitor response 1-like protein → MSAPPSSSPSPAPIPQPAATLAPAGMRGAAAEDSSGSPPSRMSEDDDDGDGAGGGDRWAPDLRGCGNGGGGGGRWAPPDQVLENVLESVLEFLTAARDRNAASLVCRSWYRAEAQTRRELFIGNCYAVSPRRAVERFGGVRAVVLKGKPRFADFSLVPHGWGANVSPWVAALGPAYPRLERICLKRMTVSDDELALIPKSFPLFKELSLVCCDGFTTRGLAVIAEGCRHLRVLDLTEDYFHEEESEVVDWISKFPECSTSLESLVFDCVSVPFNFEALEALVARSPALRRLRVNDHVSIEQLRRLMARAPHLTHLGTGSFRSEPGPGGALSVSELATSFAASRSLVCLSGFLDANAAYLPAIYQVCANLTSLNFSFAGLTDEEFIPVIRHCVNLRTLWVLDTVGDEGLRAVAETCSNLRELRVFPLDATEDSEGSVSDIGLQAISEGCRKLESILYFCQRMTNAAVIAMSENCPDLLVFRLCIMGRHRPDRITGAPMDEGFGAIVMNCKRLTRLSVSGLLTDKAFAYIGGHGKLIKTLSVAFAGNSDMSLQHVFEGCTRLQKLEVRDSPFGDKGLLSGLNYFYNMRFFWMNSCRLTVKGCGDVAQQMPNLVVEVMKENEGEMDTVDKLYLYRSLAGPREDAPSFVNIL